A region of Piscinibacter gummiphilus DNA encodes the following proteins:
- a CDS encoding putative Na+/H+ antiporter, whose product MQSSTVQWAAAILFGIALAHTFASRQIDRLSKRFPRHAGLFHLLGEVEVVFGLWAIVLVAVLAMIAGGAEALAYAESRHYAEPAFVFVVMVIAASRPVLYAVMHGMVGLGRLLPVRPAVAQVWLGLSLGPLIGSFITEPAAMTLSALVLAPLVFRPEMPEHLKYAALGVLFVNVSIGGTLTSYAAPPVLMVASTWNWDSWFMLSHFGWKAALAVVINATAVTWLMRRHVPTHATATNHASAPVPVTVITVHLLFLGGVVAFAHHPVIFLGLFAMFLGFTMAYHEHQSPLIIREALLVGFFLAGLVVLGGLQQWWLQPIVSGLSPLGLFFGATALTAITDNAALTYLGSLIEGLSDASKYMLMAGAVAGGGLTVIANAPNPAGVALLKRGFRDESVGAGALLLGALPPTLIAMAALLFL is encoded by the coding sequence CCAGTGGGCCGCCGCCATCCTCTTCGGCATCGCGCTCGCCCACACCTTCGCCAGCCGGCAGATCGACCGCCTGTCGAAACGTTTCCCCCGCCACGCGGGCCTGTTCCACCTGCTCGGCGAGGTCGAGGTGGTGTTCGGCCTGTGGGCGATCGTGCTCGTGGCCGTGCTCGCCATGATCGCCGGTGGCGCCGAAGCCTTGGCGTACGCGGAATCTCGGCACTATGCCGAACCGGCATTCGTGTTCGTCGTGATGGTGATCGCCGCGTCGCGGCCCGTGCTGTACGCCGTGATGCACGGCATGGTGGGGCTCGGGCGCCTGCTGCCGGTGCGGCCCGCCGTGGCCCAGGTGTGGCTCGGGCTGTCGCTCGGGCCGCTGATCGGGTCGTTCATCACCGAGCCGGCCGCCATGACGCTGTCGGCCCTCGTGCTGGCGCCGCTCGTGTTCCGCCCGGAGATGCCCGAGCACCTCAAGTACGCGGCCCTCGGCGTGCTGTTCGTCAACGTGTCCATCGGCGGCACGCTCACGTCGTACGCGGCGCCGCCGGTGCTGATGGTGGCTTCCACCTGGAACTGGGACTCGTGGTTCATGCTGAGCCACTTCGGATGGAAGGCCGCGCTCGCGGTGGTGATCAACGCCACGGCGGTCACCTGGCTGATGCGCCGGCACGTGCCGACCCATGCCACCGCCACCAACCATGCGTCGGCCCCCGTGCCGGTCACGGTGATCACCGTGCACCTGCTGTTCCTGGGCGGGGTCGTGGCATTCGCCCACCACCCGGTGATCTTCCTGGGCCTGTTCGCGATGTTCCTCGGCTTCACGATGGCCTACCACGAGCACCAGAGCCCGCTGATCATTCGCGAGGCACTGCTGGTGGGCTTCTTCCTGGCGGGGCTGGTGGTGCTGGGCGGCCTTCAGCAGTGGTGGCTGCAGCCGATCGTCTCGGGGCTGTCGCCGCTCGGGCTGTTCTTCGGCGCCACCGCGCTGACGGCCATCACCGACAACGCGGCGCTGACCTACCTCGGGTCGCTGATCGAGGGGCTGTCCGATGCCTCGAAGTACATGCTGATGGCGGGGGCCGTCGCGGGCGGCGGCCTCACCGTGATCGCCAACGCGCCGAACCCGGCAGGTGTCGCGCTGCTCAAGCGCGGCTTCCGCGACGAATCGGTGGGGGCGGGCGCGCTGCTGCTCGGGGCGCTGCCTCCCACGCTCATCGCCATGGCGGCGCTGCTGTTCCTCTGA
- the trhO gene encoding oxygen-dependent tRNA uridine(34) hydroxylase TrhO codes for MTLFHIAFYRFVPLPDAADVAERLRGLAEGLTGSVLVAAEGVNGTLAGPAEALDAFEAAFTADRRFEGLLFRRSACTTPPFARLKVHHRAEIVAVGQGTAMGGTAVDPLAWRALLDRDDVVVLDNRNSFEYRLGRFRGAIDPGVRNFRDFPAYVEAHAAQWKAEGKRVAMYCTGGIRCDKTSGWMSGLGLDVLRLEGGILNYFAQVPDAERDWSGECFVFDNRIALDTHLQETETTLEQVYGDDPADAWRLARARRLDAAA; via the coding sequence ATGACCCTGTTCCACATCGCCTTCTACCGGTTCGTGCCGCTGCCCGACGCGGCCGACGTCGCCGAGCGCCTGCGCGGCCTCGCCGAGGGGCTGACCGGCAGCGTGCTGGTCGCGGCCGAAGGCGTGAACGGCACGCTGGCCGGCCCGGCGGAGGCGCTCGACGCGTTCGAGGCCGCCTTCACGGCCGACCGCCGCTTCGAGGGCCTGCTGTTCCGCCGCAGTGCCTGCACCACGCCGCCGTTCGCCCGCCTGAAGGTGCACCACCGGGCCGAGATCGTGGCGGTGGGGCAGGGCACCGCCATGGGGGGCACGGCCGTGGACCCGCTCGCGTGGCGCGCGCTGCTGGACCGAGACGACGTGGTCGTGCTCGACAACCGCAACAGCTTCGAATACCGCCTCGGGCGCTTCCGCGGCGCCATCGACCCGGGCGTGCGCAACTTCCGTGACTTTCCCGCCTACGTGGAAGCCCATGCGGCGCAATGGAAGGCGGAGGGCAAGCGGGTCGCGATGTACTGCACCGGCGGCATCCGCTGCGACAAGACCAGCGGGTGGATGAGCGGCCTGGGCCTCGACGTGCTGCGCCTGGAGGGTGGCATCCTGAACTACTTCGCGCAGGTGCCCGATGCCGAGCGCGACTGGTCCGGCGAGTGTTTCGTGTTCGACAACCGCATCGCGCTCGACACGCACCTGCAGGAAACCGAGACCACGCTCGAACAGGTCTATGGCGACGACC